The Vagococcus penaei genome includes the window AACAATATACCAAAAAACATCTATTTTACATACTTTAATTTGTTTTGTAGATGCTTTATAATACTTATTATAGAAGGAGTGAAAGCAATGCCTATTATAGATAATGAAGCTGTAGGCTCGAGAATTCATAATATAAGATTATCTATGGTTTCAAAAACTTCGAAAAGAAAAATGTCTTTAGAAGAGTTTGGAAAGTTACTAGAACCACCTGCTAGCAAAAGTGTTATACGCGCATGGGAAAAAGGATTTCATCTTCCACAACGGGACAAACTAGAACAATTAGCAAATATTGGAAATGTAAGTGTTGATTTTTTACTTTATGGAAAAGTACTTGCTGGTTATGGAGAAAAGATAAGAGAAATCAGAGAAAAAATTACTGAAGATAATTTAGAGCTTTTTGGAAAATTATTTACTCCACCAGTATCTTCAAGCGTGGTTGAATCCTGGGAATTAGAAAATAGTTTACCAAACTGGGAACAAATAGAAAAACTAACAACCTTGAGTGGAAAAAGTTATAAACAAATTATATTTGGCATGGATCCAATGTATAGTGACCGTAGAAATATGAATACATCTATTACTTTTGAAAAAACAGAAAAACTTTTAGAAGCTTCACTTGAAACGATAGAAGACTTTTTTCAAGCAGATTTTCTATTTTTCTACTTGGATGTATTTAGAAGAACTCAAGTTAAAGATGAAAAACATTTTAAACCAATATACATTATTTGTGATCATCTAACTTGGCTTACAGGAGACCTACCTAAGCCATCTTATAAATACAATGACTCTTCTAAATCTATTAAACAATATAACAACATTGAAGAAGAAATCGAATCTAGTATCCAAGAAATCAATAAACAACTTGAAATAATGAAACAAAATCTATTAGATAAATACAAAGAAAACTAATTCCTCAATCAGCCAACTCGCCAAGTTATTAGATTGGAGAGATTAGTTATGTCGATTAATAAATACAAAACAAAAAGCGGACTGCGCTATGCAGTTCGCTTATACATTCGTAAAGATGAACAAGGAAAACAAGAATATTATGTAAAAAAAGGCTTTAAAACTGAAAAAGAAGCAAAGTTACATGAAGCAAGAAAAAAACTTGAGATT containing:
- a CDS encoding helix-turn-helix domain-containing protein, encoding MPIIDNEAVGSRIHNIRLSMVSKTSKRKMSLEEFGKLLEPPASKSVIRAWEKGFHLPQRDKLEQLANIGNVSVDFLLYGKVLAGYGEKIREIREKITEDNLELFGKLFTPPVSSSVVESWELENSLPNWEQIEKLTTLSGKSYKQIIFGMDPMYSDRRNMNTSITFEKTEKLLEASLETIEDFFQADFLFFYLDVFRRTQVKDEKHFKPIYIICDHLTWLTGDLPKPSYKYNDSSKSIKQYNNIEEEIESSIQEINKQLEIMKQNLLDKYKEN